One window of Nocardia nova SH22a genomic DNA carries:
- a CDS encoding ABC transporter permease, whose amino-acid sequence MMRYAIVRVLQAVGVLWAAFTISFAVLFLLPSDPVQMAVDADPGVAPDPAAIAELKARYGLDRPVPEQYWTALTHAVRGDLGHSLNTGQSVTGALGQSIPSTLALAGLALLLAIGFGTALALAASYTRRPWLRNLLTALPPVGAAMPTFWVGLLLLQLFSFRLRLVPAFGGTGFSGTILPAVTLAVPVGAVIAQVLYSGLATTWRQPFVDVAFAKGASRAWVQRRHVLRAAAGPAFTVAGLWVGTVLAGSVVVETVFSRGGLGRLTQTAVLHQDIPVVQGIVLVAALAFVVVNLVVDLCYPLLDPRVAGVRETVGADV is encoded by the coding sequence CTGATGCGGTACGCGATCGTGCGCGTATTACAGGCCGTCGGGGTGCTGTGGGCGGCGTTCACCATCTCGTTCGCGGTGCTGTTCCTGCTGCCCTCGGATCCGGTCCAGATGGCCGTCGACGCGGATCCGGGAGTGGCGCCCGACCCGGCCGCGATCGCGGAACTGAAGGCACGGTACGGGCTGGATCGCCCGGTGCCGGAACAGTATTGGACCGCCCTCACACACGCCGTGCGCGGTGATCTCGGGCATTCGCTCAACACCGGGCAGTCCGTGACGGGCGCACTGGGGCAGTCGATTCCCTCTACCCTGGCGCTGGCCGGTCTCGCGCTGCTGCTGGCGATCGGTTTCGGCACCGCCCTGGCGCTGGCCGCCTCCTATACCCGGCGGCCGTGGCTGCGGAATCTGCTGACGGCACTGCCGCCGGTCGGTGCGGCGATGCCGACCTTCTGGGTGGGACTGCTACTGCTGCAATTGTTCTCGTTCCGGCTGCGGCTCGTGCCCGCGTTCGGCGGTACCGGATTCAGCGGCACGATCCTGCCCGCGGTGACCCTCGCCGTTCCGGTCGGCGCGGTCATCGCCCAGGTGCTCTACAGCGGGCTGGCCACCACCTGGCGGCAGCCGTTCGTCGACGTCGCGTTCGCCAAGGGCGCCTCGCGCGCGTGGGTGCAGCGACGGCATGTGCTGCGCGCCGCCGCCGGACCGGCGTTCACCGTGGCGGGACTGTGGGTGGGCACGGTCCTGGCGGGGTCGGTGGTCGTGGAGACGGTGTTCTCACGCGGCGGGCTGGGGCGGCTCACCCAGACCGCGGTGCTGCATCAGGACATTCCGGTGGTCCAGGGCATCGTGCTGGTCGCGGCGCTGGCGTTCGTGGTGGTGAACCTGGTGGTCGATCTGTGTTATCCGCTGTTGGATCCGCGGGTGGCGGGTGTGCGGGAGACGGTGGGCGCGGATGTCTGA
- a CDS encoding ABC transporter permease, protein MSEISTLLRPGWAVRRPVLTPKRVRDIVGPLLSVVVIALVLGWAFVPSLFAGADPRAAVPAEKFRGPSLQHWFGTDNLGRDMYTRMVHGATATLSATVLAVLLGLVVGSAIGLVCGTAGGILDTVVMRGVDVLLAIPELLSALVLITVLGPGTRNVAIAVGVALVARFARVMRAEVLRVRRAPYVEAAFASGVRWHTVVLRHILRTAYTPVVALAAVEFGVAVLAISSLSFLGYGAAPPSPEWGSLISEGRNYLVLAWWMTTLPGLVIVAVVLAAQRIGRVIGSTDET, encoded by the coding sequence ATGTCTGAGATCTCGACTCTGCTGCGGCCCGGCTGGGCAGTGCGGCGTCCGGTGCTGACGCCGAAACGTGTGCGGGACATCGTGGGTCCGCTGCTGTCGGTCGTGGTGATCGCACTCGTCCTCGGATGGGCGTTCGTCCCTTCGCTTTTCGCCGGTGCGGATCCGCGTGCGGCGGTGCCCGCCGAGAAGTTCCGCGGCCCGAGCCTGCAGCACTGGTTCGGAACCGACAATCTGGGCCGCGACATGTACACCCGGATGGTGCACGGCGCCACCGCGACCTTGTCGGCGACCGTCCTGGCCGTGTTGCTGGGGCTGGTGGTCGGTTCGGCGATCGGACTCGTCTGCGGCACCGCGGGCGGAATTCTCGACACGGTGGTCATGCGCGGTGTGGATGTGCTGCTGGCGATTCCGGAGCTGCTGTCGGCGCTGGTGCTGATCACGGTGCTGGGGCCGGGGACGCGCAATGTCGCGATCGCGGTCGGCGTGGCCCTGGTCGCGCGCTTCGCCCGGGTGATGCGCGCGGAAGTGCTGCGGGTCCGGCGCGCACCCTATGTGGAGGCCGCCTTCGCCTCGGGAGTGCGCTGGCACACCGTGGTACTGCGGCACATCCTGCGCACCGCCTACACGCCCGTGGTCGCGCTGGCCGCGGTCGAATTCGGCGTCGCCGTCCTGGCGATCTCGTCGCTGAGTTTCCTCGGATACGGTGCCGCACCGCCCAGTCCGGAATGGGGGTCGCTGATCTCGGAGGGCCGCAATTACCTCGTCCTCGCCTGGTGGATGACGACACTGCCGGGCCTGGTGATCGTCGCGGTGGTGCTGGCCGCACAACGGATCGGGCGCGTTATCGGGAGCACCGATGAGACATGA